From Leifsonia sp. fls2-241-R2A-40a, one genomic window encodes:
- a CDS encoding MFS transporter: MFRSLAGVNYRIWAAGALVSNVGTWMQRTAQDWIVLTQLTHNNASAVGFVMALQFAPQLLLLPVTGWAADHLDRRKLLMATQGAMGLLGLGLGILTVSGVVELWHVYLFALLLGVVAAFDAPARQTFVSDLVAGPNLSNAVALNSASFNAARLLGPAVAGLLTAAVGAGWVFLINAATFGAVLLSLATLHRDQLYRTERAKRSRGSLVDGFRYVRRRPDILVILVMVFLIGTFGLNFPIFISTMSVSVFHQGAGEYGILSSIMAVGSVVGALLSARRDKPRVSLLFAGAAFFGLGCALAAVMPTYWLFAIALIVIGISSQTLMTTANGTVQLTTDPMLRGRVMAIYMAIFMGGTPIGAPIVGWVADTFGPRWALGVGAASGIAAALVGLIYLVMYRGLRVRFAGLRPRVELTPREVVREELEETEATATRAS, translated from the coding sequence ATGTTCCGCTCCCTGGCCGGGGTCAACTACCGCATCTGGGCTGCCGGGGCGCTCGTCTCCAATGTCGGCACGTGGATGCAGCGCACGGCACAGGACTGGATCGTCCTGACCCAGCTGACCCACAACAACGCCTCCGCCGTCGGCTTCGTCATGGCCTTGCAGTTCGCCCCGCAGCTGCTGCTCCTGCCGGTGACGGGATGGGCGGCCGACCACCTCGACCGGCGCAAGCTGCTCATGGCGACCCAGGGCGCGATGGGCCTGCTGGGTCTCGGGCTCGGCATCCTTACGGTCAGCGGCGTCGTGGAACTCTGGCACGTCTACCTGTTCGCTCTGCTGCTGGGCGTCGTCGCCGCGTTCGACGCCCCCGCTCGGCAGACCTTCGTCTCGGACCTCGTCGCGGGGCCGAATCTCTCCAATGCGGTCGCCCTCAATTCGGCCTCGTTCAACGCCGCGCGCCTCCTGGGGCCGGCGGTGGCCGGCTTGCTCACGGCGGCCGTCGGCGCTGGATGGGTCTTCCTCATCAATGCCGCGACCTTCGGCGCCGTCCTGCTGTCGCTCGCCACGCTGCACCGCGACCAGCTCTACCGCACGGAGCGTGCGAAGCGGTCGCGCGGCAGCCTGGTCGACGGCTTCCGTTACGTGCGACGCCGTCCTGACATCCTGGTGATCCTCGTGATGGTGTTCCTCATCGGGACGTTCGGACTCAACTTCCCGATCTTCATCTCGACCATGTCGGTCAGCGTCTTCCACCAGGGCGCCGGCGAGTACGGCATCCTCTCGTCGATCATGGCCGTGGGGTCGGTGGTTGGCGCATTGCTGTCGGCGCGGCGCGACAAGCCGCGCGTCTCGCTGCTCTTCGCCGGTGCCGCGTTCTTCGGCCTCGGCTGCGCATTGGCCGCAGTGATGCCGACGTATTGGCTGTTCGCGATCGCGCTGATCGTGATCGGCATCTCGTCGCAGACTCTGATGACGACGGCCAACGGCACCGTCCAACTGACCACCGACCCGATGCTGCGCGGACGGGTCATGGCGATCTACATGGCGATCTTCATGGGCGGGACACCGATCGGCGCCCCGATCGTGGGCTGGGTCGCGGACACCTTCGGACCGCGCTGGGCGCTCGGCGTCGGCGCCGCCAGCGGCATCGCAGCGGCGCTGGTCGGCCTGATCTACCTCGTGATGTATCGCGGCCTGCGCGTCCGCTTCGCAGGCCTCCGGCCGCGGGTCGAGCTGACGCCCCGCGAGGTCGTGCGCGAGGAGCTCGAGGAGACCGAGGCGACCGCGACGCGCGCATCCTGA
- the pip gene encoding prolyl aminopeptidase, giving the protein MFPASTPYAHGRVVNPAGDSIYWETSGTPAGKPVLWLHGGPGSGLGSTNYTKRYDPEFFRIVGIDQRGCGRSTPLVIDALDRLAENTTDGLIADIELVREELGIERWLVTGGSWGSTLALAYALAHPDRVEGIVLGAVTTTGRDEVDWISETMGRVFPEAWEALEQSSHRRPGERVVEAYARVLATGTPAEREAAADAWDAWEATHVSLDPNFVPGPLHDDPVQRQVFATLVTHYWANDAFLPGDRAILDRIGELAHLPAILIHGRHDVSGPVITPWLLHRRWPASRLIVVEGEGHGGPESSERMAEAISGFAR; this is encoded by the coding sequence ATGTTCCCTGCGAGCACTCCCTACGCCCACGGCCGGGTCGTGAATCCCGCCGGCGACAGCATCTACTGGGAGACCAGCGGCACCCCCGCGGGCAAGCCCGTGCTCTGGCTGCACGGCGGACCCGGATCGGGTCTGGGGTCGACGAACTACACCAAGCGCTACGACCCGGAGTTCTTCCGGATCGTCGGAATCGACCAGCGGGGATGCGGCCGCAGCACGCCGCTCGTGATCGACGCACTCGACCGCCTCGCCGAGAACACGACCGACGGTCTCATCGCCGACATCGAGCTTGTGCGCGAGGAGCTGGGCATCGAGCGCTGGCTCGTCACCGGCGGCTCGTGGGGATCGACGCTCGCGCTCGCCTATGCGCTGGCGCATCCCGACCGGGTGGAGGGCATCGTGCTCGGCGCCGTCACCACCACCGGGCGCGACGAGGTCGACTGGATCAGCGAGACCATGGGCCGCGTCTTCCCCGAGGCGTGGGAGGCTCTGGAGCAGTCGTCGCACCGGCGCCCCGGCGAGCGTGTCGTCGAGGCGTATGCCCGGGTGCTGGCGACCGGCACCCCGGCCGAGCGGGAAGCGGCGGCCGATGCGTGGGACGCCTGGGAGGCGACCCACGTCTCGCTGGACCCGAACTTCGTGCCGGGCCCGCTGCACGACGACCCCGTGCAGCGGCAGGTGTTCGCGACGCTGGTGACGCACTACTGGGCCAACGACGCGTTCCTGCCCGGCGATCGGGCCATCCTGGACCGGATCGGGGAGCTCGCTCACCTGCCCGCCATCCTCATCCACGGCCGGCACGACGTCAGCGGTCCGGTCATCACCCCGTGGCTGCTGCACCGCCGGTGGCCGGCGAGCCGGCTGATCGTCGTGGAGGGCGAAGGACACGGCGGCCCGGAGTCGTCGGAGCGGATGGCGGAGGCGATCAGCGGGTTCGCGCGCTGA
- a CDS encoding nucleoside/nucleotide kinase family protein has protein sequence MERVTSAAASPAAADLTALARRALALAPEGRRAILGVAGSPGSGKTTLARAVARRVDELAGAGTAVHLPMDGFHLANATLDALGRHDRKGAIDTFDGWGFVALLERVLSETGNPVYAPAFERTVDEPVAGSIAVPPEARLVVVEGNYLLVDADPWSRIPALLAESWFVATPEEVRMRRLVDRHTRHGRTVEAATAWARDVDGSNAVLIEASRARATFVVDGTTGLPGDAA, from the coding sequence ATGGAACGCGTGACCTCCGCCGCCGCCTCCCCCGCCGCCGCCGATCTGACCGCACTCGCCCGGCGAGCGCTCGCTCTCGCGCCGGAAGGCCGCCGGGCGATCCTGGGCGTGGCCGGCAGCCCCGGCTCGGGCAAGACGACCCTGGCGCGCGCGGTCGCCCGCCGAGTGGATGAGCTGGCCGGCGCGGGCACCGCCGTGCACCTGCCGATGGACGGCTTCCACCTGGCCAATGCGACGCTGGATGCGCTCGGCCGGCACGACCGCAAGGGCGCCATCGACACGTTCGACGGCTGGGGGTTCGTCGCCCTGCTCGAGCGCGTCCTGTCCGAGACGGGCAACCCGGTCTACGCGCCCGCCTTCGAGCGGACCGTCGACGAGCCGGTCGCCGGGTCCATCGCCGTGCCGCCCGAGGCGCGCCTCGTTGTGGTCGAAGGCAACTATCTCCTGGTCGACGCCGACCCCTGGTCGCGCATCCCGGCCCTGCTGGCCGAGAGCTGGTTCGTGGCGACGCCGGAGGAGGTGCGGATGCGGCGCCTCGTCGACCGGCACACCCGCCACGGCCGCACGGTCGAAGCGGCGACGGCGTGGGCGCGTGACGTGGACGGGTCGAACGCCGTCCTCATCGAGGCCTCGCGGGCGCGGGCGACGTTCGTGGTCGACGGCACCACCGGTCTCCCAGGTGACGCCGCTTAA
- a CDS encoding glutaredoxin family protein has protein sequence MTSPTPSFDRVTVFGADWCRDCIRSKSLLDRLGADYEYVDLVARPDEAERAQQISGRTNIPVIVFPDGRHLVEPTDPELEAALRG, from the coding sequence ATGACTTCCCCGACCCCGTCCTTCGACCGCGTGACCGTCTTCGGAGCCGATTGGTGCCGTGACTGCATCCGCTCCAAGTCCCTGCTCGACCGCCTCGGCGCCGACTACGAGTACGTGGACCTGGTGGCTCGCCCCGACGAGGCGGAGCGCGCGCAGCAGATCAGCGGCCGCACGAACATCCCCGTCATCGTCTTCCCGGACGGCCGGCACCTCGTCGAGCCGACCGACCCCGAGCTCGAGGCCGCCCTGCGCGGCTGA
- a CDS encoding MBL fold metallo-hydrolase — protein sequence MRELIDSVHRLDGARGANAYLIEAADRSVVVDTGVASGGQRLVAELRAARIPAITDVVITHYDPDHIGSAAAVQRETGATVWLGAADARILRGEVPPPTRTRRVMRRMSRPDRAEQPQLTELSDDSETEIVPGLLVVPAPGHTPGHHLVRWRGVAFIGDAALVSKGRLRHLPGPLISDRGQADATLAAITALRPRLVLPGHGRAGRLD from the coding sequence ATGCGAGAGCTGATCGACAGCGTCCACCGTCTCGACGGAGCCCGAGGCGCCAATGCCTACCTGATCGAGGCGGCCGACCGCTCGGTCGTCGTGGATACGGGCGTCGCGTCCGGCGGCCAGCGTCTGGTCGCCGAGCTGCGGGCGGCGCGCATCCCGGCCATCACCGATGTCGTGATCACGCACTACGACCCCGACCACATCGGCTCCGCCGCTGCGGTGCAGCGGGAGACCGGTGCCACCGTCTGGCTCGGTGCGGCGGATGCGCGCATCCTGCGCGGCGAGGTGCCGCCGCCGACGAGGACCCGACGCGTGATGCGGAGGATGAGCCGCCCGGACCGGGCGGAGCAGCCGCAGCTCACCGAGCTGTCGGACGACAGCGAGACGGAGATCGTCCCCGGGCTGCTGGTCGTCCCGGCGCCCGGGCACACGCCGGGTCATCACCTCGTGCGGTGGCGCGGCGTCGCGTTCATCGGCGATGCCGCACTGGTGTCGAAGGGTCGCCTCCGGCACCTGCCGGGTCCGCTGATCTCGGATCGGGGTCAGGCGGACGCAACCCTGGCGGCGATCACCGCCCTGCGTCCGCGGCTCGTCCTGCCCGGACACGGCCGGGCAGGACGACTCGACTGA
- a CDS encoding aldo/keto reductase has translation MEYTHLGRSGLKVSRLVLGTMNFGPQTTEEDSHQIMDAAHDAGINYFDTANVYGQHKGRGATETIVGNWFAQGDGRRERTVLATKLYGDMGDWPNENRLSALNIRRALDASLKRLQTDYIDIYQFHHVDRNTPWDEIWQAIETAIAQGKILYAGSSNFAGWHIATAQAEARKRNLLGLVSEQSIYNLLTRQVELEVLPAAQANGVGVIAWSPLQGGLLGGVVRKQNEGKRRLEGRAAETLEKHRDAIEAYEAFAEELGHEPGDLALAWLLTRPGVTGPIIGPRTREQLDGGLRALDIHLDEAALGRLDEIFPGHKTAPEDYAW, from the coding sequence ATGGAGTACACACACCTGGGTCGGTCCGGCCTGAAGGTCTCGCGCCTCGTTCTCGGCACGATGAACTTCGGACCGCAGACCACCGAAGAGGATTCGCACCAGATCATGGACGCCGCGCACGACGCGGGCATCAATTACTTCGACACCGCCAACGTCTATGGCCAGCACAAGGGCCGCGGGGCGACCGAGACGATCGTCGGCAACTGGTTCGCGCAGGGCGACGGCCGTCGCGAGCGGACCGTCCTCGCGACCAAGCTCTACGGCGACATGGGCGACTGGCCGAACGAGAACCGGCTGTCGGCGCTGAACATCCGCCGCGCCCTCGACGCCAGCCTGAAGCGCCTCCAGACCGACTACATCGACATCTACCAGTTCCACCACGTCGACAGGAACACGCCCTGGGACGAGATCTGGCAGGCCATCGAGACCGCCATCGCCCAGGGCAAGATCCTGTACGCCGGCTCCAGCAACTTCGCCGGGTGGCACATCGCGACCGCTCAGGCCGAGGCGCGCAAGCGCAACCTCCTGGGACTCGTCAGCGAGCAGTCCATCTACAACCTGCTGACCCGCCAGGTCGAGCTGGAGGTGCTTCCCGCGGCCCAAGCGAACGGCGTCGGCGTGATCGCCTGGTCGCCGTTGCAGGGCGGACTGCTCGGCGGCGTTGTCCGCAAGCAGAACGAGGGCAAGCGCCGTCTGGAGGGTCGCGCGGCGGAGACCCTCGAGAAGCACCGCGATGCGATCGAGGCTTACGAGGCGTTCGCCGAAGAGCTCGGCCACGAGCCCGGCGACCTGGCCCTCGCGTGGCTGCTGACCCGGCCGGGCGTTACCGGTCCGATCATCGGCCCGCGCACCCGTGAGCAGCTCGACGGCGGACTGCGCGCCCTCGACATCCACCTCGACGAGGCGGCACTCGGCCGGCTCGACGAGATCTTCCCGGGCCACAAGACGGCCCCCGAGGACTACGCCTGGTGA
- a CDS encoding aldo/keto reductase → MKTRTIGDVQVSAIGLGGMPMSIEGRPDRERSIKTIHAALDEGITFIDTADAYHLHADEVGHNEELIAEALRTWGGGDASAVLVATKGGHLRPGDGSWTVNGSAEYIKEAAKESLRRLGGDAIGLYQFHRPDPEVPYAESVGAVRDLLDEGVIRMAGISNANPEQIREAQEILGGRLVSVQNQFSPAFRSSEPELRLADELGIAFLPWSPLGGITSAGDLGSRFEPFKQVADDRGISPQVVALAWHLAQSPHVIPIPGSSRPETIRDSVTAVDVELTPEELDRLNAA, encoded by the coding sequence GTGAAGACACGCACGATCGGTGACGTCCAGGTCTCGGCCATCGGCCTCGGCGGGATGCCCATGTCGATTGAAGGGCGGCCCGACCGCGAGCGGTCGATCAAGACCATCCACGCGGCACTCGACGAGGGGATCACCTTCATCGACACCGCGGACGCCTACCACCTGCACGCCGACGAGGTCGGCCACAACGAGGAGCTCATCGCGGAAGCGCTGCGCACCTGGGGCGGCGGCGACGCCTCCGCGGTCCTGGTCGCGACGAAGGGCGGACACCTCCGTCCCGGCGACGGCTCGTGGACGGTGAACGGGAGCGCCGAGTACATCAAGGAGGCCGCGAAGGAGTCGCTGCGTCGCCTCGGCGGCGACGCGATCGGTCTCTACCAGTTCCACCGCCCGGACCCGGAGGTGCCGTACGCGGAGTCCGTCGGCGCCGTGCGCGACCTGCTCGACGAGGGCGTCATCCGCATGGCCGGAATCTCGAATGCGAACCCGGAGCAGATCCGGGAGGCGCAGGAGATCCTCGGCGGCCGCCTCGTCTCGGTGCAGAACCAGTTCTCCCCGGCGTTCCGTTCGAGCGAGCCGGAGCTGCGTCTGGCCGACGAGCTCGGCATCGCCTTCCTGCCGTGGAGCCCGCTCGGCGGGATCACCTCGGCCGGCGACCTCGGCAGCCGGTTCGAGCCGTTCAAGCAGGTGGCGGACGACCGCGGAATCAGCCCGCAGGTGGTCGCGCTCGCCTGGCACCTCGCGCAGAGCCCGCACGTCATCCCGATCCCGGGCTCGTCGCGCCCCGAGACCATCCGCGACTCGGTCACGGCGGTCGACGTGGAGCTCACCCCCGAGGAGCTCGACCGCCTCAACGCGGCCTGA
- a CDS encoding LysR family transcriptional regulator, translated as MELRQLEHFVTVAEEKHFTRAAELLRISQSGLSASIRSLEQELGTSLFIRSTRRVELTAAGQALLADSVRTLASAAAARDAVAAVRGLLRGRLTIGAEPCLGSVDLPAELAAFRTDNPGVEVRLRYSGSEELVDDVAGGRADVALVVDTGHTPAGVHLRPLSTQDMLVLCHPDHRFAAESSIPLESLRGEPLVGFQEGWGAQALTRRAFAAAGFDYRAAMEVNDVHPLLDLVGYNLGVAVVPASFARKRPDALRAVNLQGAPAWTVAVAVAEQPSPAAAAFLTQLDPVTAAA; from the coding sequence ATGGAACTCCGCCAGCTCGAGCACTTCGTCACCGTCGCCGAGGAGAAGCACTTCACCCGTGCCGCCGAATTGCTGCGCATCTCGCAGTCGGGGCTCTCCGCATCCATCCGCTCACTGGAGCAGGAGCTCGGGACCTCGCTGTTCATCCGCAGCACCCGCAGGGTGGAGCTGACCGCCGCAGGGCAGGCGCTCCTCGCCGACTCCGTCCGGACTCTGGCGAGCGCAGCCGCCGCGCGAGATGCCGTCGCCGCGGTGCGCGGGCTGCTGCGCGGCCGTCTGACGATCGGCGCCGAGCCGTGCCTCGGATCCGTCGACCTGCCCGCCGAGCTCGCCGCCTTCCGCACGGACAATCCCGGGGTCGAGGTGCGGTTGCGCTACTCGGGCTCGGAAGAGCTCGTGGATGATGTGGCGGGCGGCCGCGCGGACGTCGCCCTCGTCGTCGACACGGGTCACACGCCGGCCGGCGTGCACCTGCGGCCGTTGAGCACGCAGGACATGCTCGTGCTGTGCCACCCGGACCACCGCTTCGCCGCCGAGTCGAGCATCCCGCTGGAGAGCCTGCGCGGCGAGCCGCTCGTCGGCTTCCAGGAGGGGTGGGGCGCCCAGGCGCTGACCCGGCGTGCGTTCGCGGCGGCCGGCTTCGACTACCGCGCCGCGATGGAGGTCAACGACGTGCACCCGCTGCTCGACCTCGTCGGATACAACCTGGGCGTCGCCGTGGTCCCGGCCAGTTTCGCCCGGAAACGCCCGGACGCCCTGCGGGCTGTGAACCTGCAGGGCGCCCCGGCGTGGACCGTCGCGGTCGCGGTCGCCGAGCAGCCGAGCCCGGCGGCCGCGGCGTTCCTGACCCAGCTGGATCCGGTAACCGCGGCCGCGTGA
- a CDS encoding helix-turn-helix domain-containing protein yields the protein MATRSPRGFGQYGGVARAVERVGERWALLIVRDLLAGARRYSDLKAGLPRIPTNILSDRLKELQLAGVIRRVPTVRGGYELTALGRGLEPVVLALERWGWAAPGDAADGDVFTADALGITLRAAFRSDVAAAFPPTEYLLHAGEASVSAVVAGGALDVMDVGPDALPQPQGRLSVGSTEDVLEFQVAVADLDRLLGGDVSPLEVLAGRSELVERFGSTFRFDPLPGMGVDAERSAA from the coding sequence ATGGCGACACGATCCCCGCGCGGCTTCGGCCAGTACGGCGGGGTGGCGCGCGCCGTCGAGCGGGTCGGGGAGCGGTGGGCACTGCTCATCGTCCGGGACCTGCTCGCCGGCGCGCGTCGCTACAGCGACCTGAAGGCGGGGCTGCCGCGCATCCCGACGAACATCCTCAGCGATCGGCTGAAGGAGTTGCAGCTGGCGGGAGTGATCCGCCGGGTGCCGACCGTGCGCGGCGGCTACGAGCTGACCGCGCTCGGACGCGGCCTGGAGCCGGTGGTGCTGGCGCTGGAGCGCTGGGGCTGGGCGGCGCCCGGCGACGCCGCCGACGGTGACGTCTTCACGGCGGACGCGCTCGGCATCACGTTGCGCGCGGCCTTCCGCAGCGATGTGGCGGCCGCGTTCCCGCCGACCGAATACCTGCTGCACGCCGGCGAAGCATCGGTCAGTGCTGTGGTCGCCGGCGGTGCGCTGGACGTGATGGATGTGGGGCCGGATGCGCTGCCGCAACCGCAGGGCCGCCTGTCGGTGGGCTCGACGGAGGACGTGCTGGAGTTCCAGGTCGCTGTAGCCGATCTCGACCGGCTCCTCGGCGGCGATGTCTCTCCTCTGGAGGTGCTGGCGGGCAGGAGCGAGCTGGTCGAGCGGTTCGGCAGCACCTTCCGCTTCGACCCGCTGCCGGGAATGGGCGTTGATGCGGAGAGGTCCGCCGCCTAG
- a CDS encoding VOC family protein, producing the protein MSLNIFVNFTTNDLDRSKAFYESLGYTINPLFTDDNAACVVLSDTIYFMVQTREFYATFTDKEIIDPRTQAGASIALSQDSREEVDAIVAKGLEAGGTEPRPAQDYGFMYSRDLEDPDGNNLSYLYMAPQAAEQGPEAYMAEQGAASPAQA; encoded by the coding sequence ATGTCACTCAACATCTTCGTGAACTTCACGACGAACGACCTCGACCGTTCGAAGGCGTTCTACGAGTCCCTCGGCTACACGATCAACCCGCTCTTCACCGACGACAACGCAGCCTGCGTCGTGCTGAGCGACACCATCTACTTCATGGTCCAGACGCGTGAGTTCTACGCCACGTTCACGGATAAGGAGATCATCGACCCGCGCACCCAGGCAGGCGCGTCGATCGCCCTCAGCCAGGACTCGCGCGAAGAGGTCGACGCCATCGTCGCCAAGGGTCTGGAGGCCGGCGGCACCGAGCCCCGTCCGGCGCAGGACTACGGCTTCATGTACTCGCGTGACCTCGAGGACCCGGACGGCAACAACCTGTCCTACCTGTACATGGCGCCGCAGGCGGCCGAGCAGGGTCCTGAGGCGTACATGGCCGAGCAGGGAGCCGCGTCTCCGGCGCAGGCCTGA
- a CDS encoding MOSC domain-containing protein — protein sequence MAEILAVCRVEQLLPDSGIGVTAIDKRPVEKRLRVRPLGLFGDVQADRKHHGGASKALYAYAEEDARFWAEELGYDIPPGRFGENLRTGGIDVNGAEIGERWAIGDELVVEVTCPREPCATFQRRMKEPQWVKRFTAEGRPGAYLSVVKSGSVGAGDGIRVLSRPGHGVTVASWFSGADDAQADALEAAQANGLVKVVREMEESIRRIRSRRLLVLDK from the coding sequence ATGGCAGAGATTCTCGCGGTGTGCCGGGTTGAGCAGCTGCTCCCCGATTCCGGCATCGGCGTCACGGCGATCGACAAGCGGCCGGTTGAGAAGCGGCTGCGGGTGCGCCCGCTGGGGCTGTTCGGCGACGTGCAAGCCGACCGCAAGCACCACGGCGGAGCGTCGAAGGCGCTGTACGCGTACGCGGAAGAGGACGCCCGGTTCTGGGCGGAGGAGCTCGGGTACGACATCCCGCCCGGCCGGTTCGGCGAGAACCTGCGGACTGGTGGGATCGATGTGAACGGCGCCGAGATCGGTGAGCGCTGGGCGATCGGCGACGAGCTGGTCGTCGAGGTGACGTGCCCGCGCGAGCCGTGCGCGACATTCCAGCGCAGGATGAAAGAGCCGCAGTGGGTGAAGCGGTTCACGGCGGAGGGGCGCCCCGGCGCATACCTGTCGGTCGTCAAGTCCGGCAGCGTCGGCGCCGGAGACGGCATCCGGGTGCTCTCGCGCCCGGGGCATGGGGTGACAGTGGCGTCCTGGTTCTCGGGGGCCGACGACGCCCAGGCCGACGCGCTGGAGGCCGCACAGGCGAACGGCCTGGTGAAGGTGGTGCGGGAGATGGAGGAGTCCATCCGAAGAATCCGATCGCGGCGTTTACTTGTTCTTGACAAGTAA
- the lepB gene encoding signal peptidase I: MTETSTTLEARRSARRASSWKTLLRDVVVIFVVAVLVSFLIKTFVARSFYIPSGSMENTLQINDRIIVNELQPKVFGLQRGDVVVFKDPGGWLPPAPPATGNAFQQSVGAVLDFVGLGASDSDQHLVKRLIGLPGDHISCCNALGQMSVNGVPLKEPYVLLPAGVQAVSEKSFKVTVPDGMVWMMGDNRYNSADSRYHMDDPGKGFVPLSDVVGRGFVISWPVSHWSWLDNYPDVFRGAEREGD; the protein is encoded by the coding sequence TTGACAGAGACATCGACGACACTTGAGGCGCGCCGTTCCGCCCGGCGTGCCTCCAGCTGGAAGACCCTGCTGCGGGATGTGGTGGTCATCTTCGTGGTCGCGGTGCTGGTGTCGTTCCTCATCAAGACGTTCGTCGCCCGCTCCTTCTACATCCCGTCCGGGTCGATGGAGAACACCCTCCAGATCAACGACCGGATCATCGTCAACGAGCTCCAGCCGAAGGTGTTCGGGCTGCAGCGCGGCGACGTCGTCGTCTTCAAGGATCCGGGCGGCTGGCTGCCTCCTGCTCCCCCGGCCACCGGCAATGCGTTCCAGCAGAGCGTCGGCGCCGTCCTCGACTTCGTCGGGCTGGGCGCCTCCGACTCCGACCAGCACCTGGTCAAGCGCCTGATCGGCCTGCCCGGCGACCACATCAGCTGCTGCAATGCTCTCGGCCAGATGAGTGTGAACGGCGTCCCGCTGAAGGAGCCCTACGTGCTTCTTCCCGCCGGCGTGCAGGCGGTCTCCGAGAAGTCCTTCAAGGTCACGGTGCCCGACGGCATGGTGTGGATGATGGGCGACAACCGCTACAACTCGGCCGACTCCCGCTATCACATGGACGACCCGGGCAAGGGGTTCGTCCCGCTCTCCGACGTGGTCGGGAGAGGGTTCGTGATCAGCTGGCCGGTGAGCCACTGGTCGTGGCTCGACAACTACCCGGATGTGTTCCGCGGCGCCGAGCGAGAGGGCGACTGA
- a CDS encoding peptide MFS transporter: MSETDTAPARRDDDSSHGFFGQPRALANIFGVEMWERFSFYGMQGILLIYLYYSVERGGLGIDQPTAAGVVGAYGGAVYLSTILGAWLADRLFGSERVLFWSAVVIMAGHISLAVLPGVTGVLVGLLFVALGSGGLKANATRIVGTLYAEKDPRRDAGFSLFYLGINLGAFFGPLLTGLLQTTLGFHWGFALAAVGMAIGLIQYSLGRKRLPDEARHVPNPLQRSRYPLVIGVAVGALIVIVVLVLTRVINAFNLALWVIGVTIAAAVAYFVVILSSRLLGPEERSRIVAFIPLFITNAAFWSLYQQQFTVVTIYSDERLNRNLFGWEFPVSWVQSINPIFIIILSGVFAAIWTKWGEKQPSTPIKFAAGTVIMGLAFFLFLFWTGGGANSTPLLAMVGILFVFTIAELLISPVGLSVTTKLAPRAFQAQMVALYFLSVALGTAMAGQLAKLYKPETEGIYFSVIGGVAVVIGVVLALVSPWVLRMMRGVR; this comes from the coding sequence ATGAGCGAGACGGACACCGCGCCGGCGCGACGCGACGACGACAGCAGCCACGGGTTCTTCGGTCAGCCGCGGGCACTCGCCAACATCTTCGGCGTGGAGATGTGGGAGCGATTCTCCTTCTACGGCATGCAGGGCATCCTGCTCATCTACCTCTACTACTCGGTCGAACGCGGCGGGCTCGGCATCGACCAACCCACCGCCGCCGGCGTGGTGGGGGCGTACGGCGGCGCGGTCTACCTCTCGACCATCCTCGGTGCGTGGCTGGCTGACCGGCTCTTCGGATCCGAGCGCGTGCTGTTCTGGAGCGCGGTCGTCATCATGGCCGGGCACATCTCGCTCGCAGTGCTGCCCGGCGTCACCGGTGTGCTTGTCGGTCTGCTGTTCGTCGCGCTCGGCAGCGGAGGCCTCAAGGCGAACGCGACCCGGATCGTCGGGACGCTGTACGCCGAGAAGGACCCGCGGCGTGACGCGGGCTTCTCGCTGTTCTACCTCGGCATCAACCTGGGCGCCTTCTTCGGGCCGCTGCTCACCGGGCTGCTGCAGACGACGCTCGGGTTCCATTGGGGCTTCGCCCTGGCCGCCGTCGGGATGGCGATCGGCCTCATCCAGTACTCGCTCGGACGAAAGCGCCTGCCGGATGAGGCGCGCCACGTGCCGAACCCGCTCCAGCGTTCGCGGTATCCACTGGTGATCGGCGTCGCGGTGGGGGCGCTCATCGTCATCGTCGTCCTCGTGCTGACGCGTGTGATCAACGCGTTCAACCTCGCGCTGTGGGTGATCGGCGTGACCATCGCGGCGGCCGTCGCGTACTTCGTCGTGATCCTGTCGTCGCGGCTTCTGGGACCGGAGGAGCGCAGCCGCATCGTCGCGTTCATCCCGCTGTTCATCACCAATGCGGCGTTCTGGTCGCTGTACCAGCAGCAGTTCACCGTCGTGACGATCTACTCGGACGAGCGTCTGAACCGGAATCTGTTCGGGTGGGAGTTCCCGGTGTCGTGGGTGCAGTCCATCAACCCGATCTTCATCATCATTTTGTCCGGGGTGTTCGCCGCGATCTGGACGAAGTGGGGCGAGAAGCAGCCCTCGACGCCGATCAAGTTCGCTGCCGGAACGGTGATCATGGGTCTCGCGTTCTTCCTGTTCCTGTTCTGGACGGGGGGAGGCGCGAACAGCACGCCGCTGCTGGCGATGGTGGGCATCCTGTTCGTCTTCACGATCGCGGAGCTGCTGATCTCGCCCGTCGGCCTGTCGGTGACGACGAAGCTGGCGCCGCGCGCATTCCAGGCGCAGATGGTCGCGCTGTACTTCCTGTCGGTCGCGCTGGGGACGGCGATGGCCGGTCAACTCGCGAAGCTCTACAAGCCCGAGACCGAGGGCATCTACTTCAGCGTGATCGGCGGTGTGGCCGTGGTGATCGGTGTGGTGCTGGCGCTGGTGAGCCCGTGGGTGCTGCGGATGATGCGCGGGGTGCGCTGA